From Proteobacteria bacterium CG1_02_64_396, the proteins below share one genomic window:
- a CDS encoding methionyl-tRNA formyltransferase, translating to MTPPLRVVFMGTPDFAVPPLQALLDGPDTVVGVVTQPDRPKGRGMKLAPPPVKVVAQEANLPVIQSGRLRDEGVFEQLQAWAPDLIVVVAFGQLLPKNVLDLPRLGCINIHGSLLPRWRGAAPIHRALLAGDAMTGVTTMLMEQGLDTGPMLLKAATEIAPSDTTGSLFLRLADMGAGLLMQTIEGLKTGAIAPEPQDDALATHAAKVTPEDAKIDWCLPAAEIERQIRALQPFPVATTALGDTALKIHQGEVGDACTEQPGQVARIGGSGIEVCCGDGHLLRLTRLQRPGKQAMEAEGFLNGFPIEAGMRLG from the coding sequence ATGACTCCCCCCCTACGTGTTGTTTTCATGGGCACCCCCGATTTTGCCGTCCCCCCCCTGCAAGCGCTGCTCGACGGCCCCGACACGGTGGTGGGGGTGGTGACCCAACCCGACCGACCCAAGGGTCGCGGCATGAAGCTGGCCCCCCCGCCGGTGAAGGTCGTGGCGCAAGAGGCGAATCTTCCGGTGATTCAATCGGGACGCCTGCGCGACGAGGGGGTCTTCGAACAATTGCAAGCCTGGGCCCCCGATCTGATCGTGGTGGTCGCCTTCGGCCAGTTGCTGCCCAAAAACGTGCTCGACCTGCCCCGCTTGGGCTGCATCAACATCCACGGCTCTTTGCTGCCCCGTTGGCGGGGCGCCGCTCCGATTCACCGGGCGCTGCTGGCGGGCGATGCGATGACCGGGGTGACCACCATGTTGATGGAGCAGGGGCTCGACACCGGCCCCATGTTGCTCAAGGCGGCCACCGAGATCGCCCCGAGCGACACCACCGGATCGCTCTTTTTGCGCCTGGCCGACATGGGCGCAGGGCTGTTGATGCAAACCATCGAGGGCCTCAAAACCGGGGCGATCGCCCCCGAACCCCAAGACGACGCCTTGGCGACCCACGCCGCCAAGGTGACCCCCGAGGATGCCAAGATCGACTGGTGCCTGCCCGCCGCCGAAATCGAGCGGCAAATCCGGGCGCTGCAACCCTTCCCGGTCGCGACCACTGCGTTGGGCGACACGGCCTTGAAGATCCATCAGGGAGAGGTGGGGGATGCCTGCACCGAACAACCAGGGCAGGTGGCCCGGATCGGCGGCTCCGGGATCGAGGTCTGTTGCGGCGATGGTCATCTGCTGCGGCTGACCCGCCTGCAACGGCCCGGCAAACAGGCGATGGAGGCCGAGGGTTTTTTGAACGGCTTCCCCATCGAGGCCGGGATGAGGTTGGGGTGA
- a CDS encoding peptide deformylase, with amino-acid sequence MAIREILIWPDDRLKKVSKPIERVDDTLRKVVKDMADTMYDAPGVGLAAPQVDVHLRLLITDIEGDEKNRKIKVIINPEIVAQSGSQTDQEGCLSVPGVFADVERADWVKVRYRDLDWNLIEEEATGLQARAFQHEIDHLDGIVFVELLSPVKRRMIRNKMLKLKKERTPRR; translated from the coding sequence ATGGCAATCCGCGAAATCCTCATCTGGCCCGATGACCGGCTGAAAAAGGTCAGCAAACCCATCGAGAGGGTGGACGACACCCTGCGCAAGGTGGTTAAAGACATGGCCGACACCATGTACGACGCCCCCGGCGTGGGTTTGGCGGCCCCCCAAGTCGACGTTCACCTGCGCCTGCTCATCACCGACATCGAAGGGGATGAGAAAAACCGCAAGATCAAGGTCATCATCAACCCTGAGATCGTCGCCCAATCGGGCAGCCAGACCGATCAAGAGGGGTGCCTGTCGGTCCCTGGGGTCTTCGCCGATGTGGAGCGAGCCGATTGGGTCAAGGTGCGCTACCGCGATCTCGACTGGAACCTGATCGAAGAGGAGGCGACCGGCTTGCAGGCCCGTGCCTTCCAGCACGAGATCGACCACCTCGACGGGATTGTCTTCGTCGAGCTGCTCTCGCCGGTGAAACGACGGATGATCCGCAACAAAATGCTCAAGCTGAAAAAAGAACGGACCCCCCGCCGATGA
- a CDS encoding FAD-dependent oxidoreductase encodes MTTELPHRIVIVGGGAGGLELATRLGDTLGKRGKASITLVDLSRTHLWKPLLHQVAAGSLDLGDHELDYLAQARWHHFNFQLGRMEGLDRQAKEIWLAATYDEEGRQVLPRRAIAFDTLILAVGSTTNDFGTPGAAEHAISLDRPEQAATFHRRLVNACLRANTQTEPLRPEQLHVAIIGAGATGVELAAELHNTTRELLAYGLDRIDAERDIRITIVEAAERILPALPPRLSLAAEGLLRRLGVQVITRDPVSAVDAYGIDTASGERVDAELVVWAAGIKAPDFLRDIAGLESNRLGQLVVAPTLQTTRDPDIFALGDCAACPWPEHGGLIPPRAQAAHQQASHLVKAMRLRLAGRPLKPFRYRDFGSLVSLGKYSTVGSLMGGLNTGALTVEGRFALLMYKSLYKMHLLALHGPVQVFLDTLARIITRRGEPRVKLH; translated from the coding sequence ATGACGACCGAACTCCCCCATCGCATCGTCATCGTCGGCGGCGGCGCCGGTGGGCTCGAACTGGCCACCCGACTGGGCGACACCCTGGGCAAGCGGGGCAAGGCCTCGATCACCCTGGTCGACCTATCGCGCACCCATTTATGGAAACCGCTGCTGCACCAGGTGGCGGCGGGGAGCCTCGACCTGGGGGATCACGAGCTCGACTACCTGGCCCAGGCCCGCTGGCACCACTTCAATTTTCAGCTGGGACGAATGGAGGGGCTCGACCGCCAGGCCAAAGAGATCTGGCTGGCGGCCACCTACGACGAAGAGGGGCGGCAGGTATTGCCAAGGCGCGCCATCGCCTTCGATACCCTGATTCTGGCGGTCGGCAGCACCACCAACGACTTCGGCACCCCCGGCGCCGCCGAACACGCCATTTCGCTGGATCGCCCCGAGCAGGCCGCCACCTTCCACCGCCGTTTGGTCAACGCCTGTTTGCGGGCCAACACCCAAACCGAACCGCTGCGTCCCGAGCAGCTGCATGTGGCCATCATCGGCGCTGGAGCCACCGGGGTGGAGTTGGCCGCCGAGCTGCACAACACCACCCGGGAACTGCTCGCCTACGGTCTGGACCGCATCGACGCCGAGCGGGATATCCGCATCACCATCGTCGAGGCGGCCGAGCGCATCCTCCCCGCCCTGCCCCCCCGACTATCGCTGGCCGCCGAGGGGCTGCTGCGCCGCTTGGGGGTTCAAGTCATCACCCGCGATCCGGTTTCGGCGGTCGACGCCTACGGGATCGACACCGCCTCGGGAGAGCGGGTCGACGCCGAGCTGGTGGTTTGGGCGGCGGGGATCAAGGCCCCCGACTTCTTGCGCGACATCGCGGGGCTCGAATCCAACCGTTTGGGGCAACTGGTGGTCGCGCCAACCCTACAAACGACCCGCGACCCCGACATCTTCGCGTTGGGCGACTGCGCCGCCTGCCCCTGGCCCGAACACGGCGGACTGATCCCCCCCCGAGCGCAGGCGGCCCACCAGCAAGCCAGCCATCTGGTCAAGGCGATGCGGTTGCGGCTGGCGGGACGACCGCTCAAACCCTTTCGCTACCGCGATTTCGGCTCATTGGTGTCGCTGGGAAAATACAGCACGGTGGGCAGTTTGATGGGGGGACTCAATACCGGGGCGCTCACGGTGGAGGGGCGATTCGCCCTATTGATGTACAAGTCGCTCTATAAGATGCACCTGCTGGCGCTGCACGGGCCGGTGCAGGTCTTCCTCGACACCCTGGCCCGGATCATCACCCGACGCGGGGAGCCAAGGGTGAAGCTGCATTAA
- a CDS encoding thiazole synthase, with translation MSPFSDPLIVGSHTFTSRLLVGTGKYKDFEQTKAAIEASGAEIVTVAVRRVNITNRDEPNLLEYLDPAKYTILPNTAGCYTAEEAVRTCRLAREAGGWNLIKLEVLGDQTTLFPDVVQTLKAAEILIEDGFEIMVYTNDDPIMAKRFEDMGCVAVMPLAAPIGSGLGIRNPYNIKIILEHAKVPILVDAGVGTASDAAIAMELGCDGVLMNTAIAGAKDPILMASAMRKAIEAGREAYRAGRIGRKLYATASSPLDGMFL, from the coding sequence ATGTCCCCATTCTCCGACCCATTGATTGTCGGCAGCCACACCTTCACCTCGCGGCTGCTGGTCGGCACCGGCAAATACAAAGACTTCGAGCAGACCAAGGCGGCCATCGAGGCCTCGGGGGCCGAGATCGTCACCGTGGCGGTGCGCCGGGTGAACATCACCAATCGCGACGAGCCCAACCTGCTCGAATACCTCGATCCGGCCAAATACACGATTTTGCCCAACACCGCCGGGTGTTACACCGCTGAGGAGGCGGTGCGCACCTGCCGGTTGGCCCGTGAGGCGGGGGGCTGGAACCTCATTAAACTTGAGGTTCTGGGCGATCAAACCACCCTCTTCCCCGACGTGGTGCAGACCCTCAAGGCGGCCGAGATTTTGATCGAGGACGGCTTCGAGATCATGGTCTACACCAACGACGACCCGATTATGGCCAAACGCTTCGAAGATATGGGCTGCGTGGCGGTGATGCCGCTGGCCGCCCCCATCGGTTCGGGGCTGGGGATCCGCAACCCGTACAACATCAAGATCATCTTGGAGCACGCCAAGGTGCCGATCCTGGTCGACGCCGGGGTGGGAACCGCCTCGGACGCCGCCATCGCCATGGAGCTGGGCTGCGATGGGGTGTTGATGAACACCGCCATTGCCGGAGCCAAAGATCCGATTTTGATGGCCAGCGCCATGCGCAAGGCGATTGAGGCCGGACGCGAGGCCTACCGGGCCGGGCGCATCGGCCGCAAGCTCTACGCCACCGCCTCCTCCCCCCTCGACGGCATGTTTCTGTAA
- a CDS encoding acetyl-CoA carboxylase, biotin carboxyl carrier protein — translation MEFFDDLRGLRRLIKLLEGTDVNELEISEGERTVRISRGAPAGTVYATVPAPVPVAAAAPAAAAPAPAAAPEIKGHFVTSPMVGTLYRAPSPDSPAYVEVGDHVTKGQVLCIIEAMKLMNEIEADASGRIVKILAENGQPVEYGEDLFVIDPD, via the coding sequence ATGGAGTTCTTTGACGATCTCAGAGGGCTGCGTCGACTGATTAAGTTGCTCGAAGGCACCGATGTGAACGAACTGGAGATCAGCGAAGGGGAACGCACGGTGCGCATCAGCCGTGGCGCCCCCGCCGGTACCGTTTACGCCACGGTTCCGGCCCCCGTACCCGTGGCGGCTGCGGCACCTGCCGCTGCTGCCCCCGCTCCGGCCGCCGCCCCCGAAATCAAAGGGCATTTTGTGACCAGCCCCATGGTCGGCACCCTCTACCGCGCCCCCTCCCCCGATAGCCCGGCCTACGTCGAGGTGGGCGACCACGTCACCAAGGGGCAGGTGCTGTGCATCATCGAGGCGATGAAGTTGATGAACGAGATCGAGGCCGACGCCTCGGGCCGGATCGTCAAGATCCTGGCCGAGAACGGTCAGCCGGTGGAATACGGCGAGGATCTGTTCGTCATCGATCCCGACTGA
- a CDS encoding chemotaxis protein CheB produces MTPHPPIVAAPLPNDAPTPRKGKIPPFAIVGIGASAGGLEALELFFAHLPADCGMAFVVVLHLDPTHKGMMPELLGRTTTMPVVQAKSRMRVLPNHVYVIPPNHDLSILHDTLHLLDPSAPRGLRLPIDFFLRTLAQDRSDLAVAIILSGMGSDGAQGVRVIKEMGGLVLVQDPTTAKFNGMPNSAVATGMVDVVAPIEALPRRLLDCMGHPSSLSPPSPPNIRGKSEALDTIFILLRAHTGHDFSLYKQTTVLRRIERRMGVHQIDRIDQYLRFLRETPQELTLLFKELLIGVTSFFRDPQAWLDLQEQGLPLLLDQAPDGATLRGWVAGCSSGEEAYSLAIAFKEALARLQPPRHLSLQIFATDLDPDAIVQARQGLYPAHLVAHLGPERLNRFFVAEGGEYRIAPVIREMVVFAQQNLIMDPPFTKLDILTCRNLLIYLGAPLQKRLLPLFHYCLNPGGLLFLGSAETLGGFEDRFDPLSPKSRLFRRNRAPAEGVPFPSRLFPAMESPVESAPPSIPIPNLQGEADQLILRRFAPAAVLVNGDGDILYVSGRTGKYLEPAAGKANWNLYAMAREGLRQELPLALSQALRDGSEVVVHGIGVHGEGGLQGIDLTITPLSEPGPLQGMAMVVFHDITLPSPSEAGQPGRADTAQPRELKRALSQAHEEIRALRRAMQSDREELRSANEELQTVNAELQARVDELSWVNNDMKNLLNSTDIATVFLDNDLKIRRFTTQATKIFKLIPSDVGRALGDIVTTLDYPGLQKEIHEVLRTLVFHETQIPATEGRWYAARIMPYRTQENVISGVVMTFSDISKSKALEAQLRQRPTERGGAS; encoded by the coding sequence ATGACGCCACACCCACCCATTGTTGCCGCCCCGCTTCCCAATGACGCGCCCACGCCGCGCAAAGGGAAGATCCCCCCCTTTGCCATCGTCGGCATCGGCGCCTCGGCCGGGGGGCTGGAGGCGCTTGAGCTCTTTTTTGCCCATCTACCCGCCGATTGCGGTATGGCCTTCGTGGTGGTTCTGCACCTGGACCCGACCCACAAAGGGATGATGCCCGAGCTGTTGGGGCGGACGACAACCATGCCGGTGGTGCAGGCCAAGAGCCGAATGAGGGTTCTGCCCAACCACGTCTACGTCATCCCCCCCAACCACGACCTCTCCATCCTGCACGACACGCTGCATCTACTCGACCCCAGCGCCCCGCGCGGTCTGCGGCTGCCCATCGACTTTTTCTTGCGCACGTTGGCCCAGGATCGGAGCGATCTGGCGGTCGCCATAATCCTGTCGGGCATGGGCTCCGACGGCGCCCAGGGCGTGCGGGTCATCAAAGAGATGGGGGGACTGGTGTTGGTGCAGGACCCGACCACCGCCAAATTCAACGGCATGCCAAACAGCGCCGTGGCGACCGGCATGGTCGACGTTGTTGCCCCCATCGAAGCACTACCTCGCCGCTTGCTCGACTGCATGGGCCATCCCTCCAGTTTGTCCCCGCCGTCACCGCCCAACATACGAGGCAAGAGCGAGGCGCTCGACACGATTTTCATCCTGCTGCGCGCCCACACCGGCCACGATTTTTCGCTCTACAAACAAACCACCGTGCTGCGTCGAATCGAGCGTCGGATGGGGGTGCATCAGATCGACCGGATCGATCAGTACCTTCGCTTCCTGCGCGAAACCCCCCAAGAACTCACCCTGCTGTTCAAAGAGCTGTTGATCGGGGTGACCAGCTTCTTTCGCGATCCCCAGGCATGGCTCGATTTGCAAGAACAGGGACTGCCCCTTTTGCTCGATCAAGCCCCCGACGGCGCCACCCTGCGAGGCTGGGTGGCCGGGTGTTCCAGCGGCGAGGAGGCCTACTCCCTGGCCATCGCCTTTAAAGAGGCTTTGGCGCGGCTTCAGCCCCCCCGCCACCTCAGTCTGCAAATCTTCGCCACCGACCTAGACCCCGATGCCATCGTCCAAGCCCGGCAAGGGCTCTATCCCGCCCACCTCGTCGCCCACCTCGGCCCGGAGCGACTTAACCGGTTTTTTGTGGCGGAGGGGGGGGAGTACCGAATTGCCCCCGTCATTCGAGAGATGGTGGTTTTTGCCCAACAAAACCTCATCATGGACCCTCCCTTTACCAAACTCGACATTCTGACCTGCCGTAATCTGCTTATTTATCTAGGCGCCCCGCTGCAAAAACGGCTGCTGCCCCTGTTCCACTATTGTCTCAACCCTGGCGGTCTGCTGTTTCTGGGCAGCGCCGAGACCCTCGGCGGCTTCGAAGATCGGTTCGATCCGCTGTCCCCAAAGTCGCGCCTCTTCCGGCGCAATCGCGCCCCTGCCGAGGGGGTACCCTTCCCCAGCCGTCTGTTCCCTGCCATGGAGAGCCCAGTGGAAAGTGCCCCACCCTCGATCCCGATCCCCAATCTGCAAGGGGAGGCCGATCAACTGATATTGCGCCGTTTTGCCCCCGCCGCCGTGTTGGTCAACGGCGATGGGGACATCCTCTACGTCAGCGGTCGTACCGGAAAATACCTAGAACCTGCGGCGGGCAAGGCCAACTGGAACCTCTACGCCATGGCCCGTGAGGGGCTGCGCCAGGAGTTGCCCCTGGCGTTGTCTCAGGCGCTGCGCGACGGGTCGGAGGTTGTGGTGCACGGGATTGGGGTGCACGGTGAAGGGGGGCTGCAAGGGATCGACTTAACCATCACCCCCCTGTCGGAGCCCGGTCCCCTTCAGGGGATGGCGATGGTGGTGTTCCACGACATCACCCTCCCCTCACCCTCCGAGGCGGGTCAACCGGGCCGGGCCGACACTGCCCAACCCAGGGAGCTCAAACGGGCGCTGAGCCAGGCCCACGAAGAGATCCGCGCCCTACGCCGGGCGATGCAATCCGACCGGGAGGAGCTCCGCTCCGCCAACGAGGAGTTGCAAACGGTCAACGCCGAGCTGCAAGCCAGGGTGGACGAGCTGTCGTGGGTCAACAACGACATGAAAAACCTGCTCAACAGCACCGACATCGCCACCGTCTTTCTCGATAACGACTTAAAAATTCGCCGCTTCACCACCCAGGCGACCAAAATCTTCAAGCTGATCCCCAGCGATGTAGGGCGCGCGTTGGGCGACATCGTCACCACCCTGGACTACCCCGGGTTGCAGAAAGAGATCCATGAGGTGCTGCGCACCCTGGTCTTTCACGAAACCCAAATCCCCGCCACTGAGGGGCGTTGGTATGCCGCCCGGATCATGCCCTACCGTACCCAAGAGAACGTGATTTCCGGGGTGGTGATGACCTTCTCGGACATCAGCAAATCCAAAGCGCTGGAGGCGCAGTTGCGCCAAAGACCCACCGAGAGGGGGGGTGCGTCATGA
- a CDS encoding thiamine biosynthesis protein ThiS — MSIMLNGQSHDVPQNTSIAALLETLNLAGGKGVAVELNLEVVPRSQHAATVLEVGDRIEVVNMVGGG, encoded by the coding sequence ATCTCCATCATGCTCAACGGCCAATCGCACGACGTGCCCCAGAACACCTCTATTGCCGCCCTGCTTGAAACCCTGAACCTCGCTGGAGGCAAAGGGGTCGCGGTGGAGCTTAATCTTGAGGTTGTCCCCCGCAGCCAACACGCCGCCACCGTGCTCGAAGTGGGCGACCGGATCGAGGTCGTCAACATGGTGGGGGGGGGCTGA
- a CDS encoding type II 3-dehydroquinate dehydratase codes for MSSSPKILLLNGPNLNLLGLREPGIYGAATLEQIVADLTQRAGDQGAQLLHLQANGEGALVDRIHQARTEGVDGILINAGAYTHTSVAIRDALLGVAIPFVELHLSNVYARESFRHRSLLADVAVGVIGGFGPDSYRLALDGLLAHLLRR; via the coding sequence GTGAGTTCCTCCCCCAAAATCCTGCTGCTCAACGGCCCCAACCTCAATCTGCTGGGGCTGCGCGAGCCGGGGATCTACGGCGCCGCCACCCTGGAGCAGATCGTGGCCGATCTAACCCAACGGGCGGGCGACCAGGGGGCGCAGTTGCTGCACCTTCAAGCCAACGGGGAGGGGGCTTTGGTGGATCGCATCCACCAGGCGCGCACCGAGGGGGTCGATGGAATCCTCATCAACGCCGGTGCTTACACCCACACCTCGGTGGCCATCCGCGACGCCCTGCTCGGGGTCGCCATTCCGTTTGTCGAATTGCACCTTTCTAATGTTTATGCCCGCGAATCGTTTCGTCATCGGTCGTTGCTGGCCGATGTGGCAGTTGGTGTGATCGGCGGCTTCGGCCCCGATAGCTACCGGCTTGCTCTCGATGGTCTATTGGCGCACTTGTTGCGCCGCTGA
- a CDS encoding chromosome segregation protein SMC, translated as MKPVSCWNQLSRLKLDGYKSIAACNIEMGRLNVLIGANGAGKSNFIGFFRLIVQILDQQLQTTVGASGGPDALLHFGRKTTEALRAELYFGNNGYRFTLVPTQDNRMMFKHEALWWNVTGEYSPRSGHFESYTETMSATAIYDYVVPTIRSWRLYHFHDTGSSALVKQIHGINDNEYLREDARNLAAFLYRLQHQHEEHYQRIVKTIRLVAPFFGDFHLRPTVANPEKIQLEWTERGQDVPFTASALSDGTLRFICLATVLLQPEGFMPASILIDEPELGLHPFAITVLGGLMKATSQRHQLIVSTQSVELVDEFEADDLIVVDKAGGASTFTRPDRQALAEWLKEYSLGEVWKKNLLGGRPAR; from the coding sequence ATGAAACCTGTTTCCTGTTGGAATCAACTGTCGCGATTGAAACTCGATGGCTACAAGTCGATTGCGGCTTGCAATATCGAGATGGGTCGCTTGAACGTCTTGATCGGCGCCAACGGAGCGGGTAAATCCAACTTCATCGGTTTCTTTCGGCTGATCGTTCAAATATTGGACCAACAGCTCCAAACAACCGTGGGCGCATCGGGAGGGCCGGACGCCTTGCTCCATTTCGGCAGAAAAACGACCGAGGCGCTGCGCGCCGAGCTCTATTTCGGCAACAACGGCTACCGCTTCACCCTCGTGCCCACCCAAGACAACCGCATGATGTTCAAGCACGAGGCGTTGTGGTGGAACGTCACTGGCGAGTATTCCCCGCGTTCCGGCCACTTTGAGTCGTATACCGAAACGATGAGTGCGACCGCGATTTACGACTACGTCGTTCCCACCATCCGTAGCTGGCGGCTCTATCACTTCCACGACACCGGCAGCTCGGCCCTCGTCAAACAAATCCACGGCATCAACGACAACGAATATCTGCGCGAGGATGCCCGCAACCTGGCCGCCTTTTTGTACCGGCTCCAACACCAGCACGAAGAACACTATCAACGCATCGTTAAAACCATCCGTCTGGTCGCCCCCTTCTTCGGCGATTTCCACCTGCGCCCCACCGTTGCCAATCCTGAGAAAATCCAGTTGGAATGGACCGAAAGGGGGCAAGACGTCCCCTTCACCGCCAGCGCCCTGTCCGACGGCACTTTGCGTTTCATCTGCCTGGCCACCGTACTGCTGCAACCCGAGGGGTTCATGCCCGCCTCGATTTTGATCGACGAGCCGGAACTGGGCCTTCACCCGTTTGCCATTACGGTACTCGGCGGGTTGATGAAGGCGACGTCGCAGCGACATCAACTGATCGTCTCGACCCAATCGGTGGAGTTGGTCGACGAATTCGAAGCCGACGATCTGATCGTGGTCGACAAAGCGGGGGGCGCTTCGACCTTCACGCGCCCCGACCGGCAAGCCCTTGCTGAATGGCTGAAGGAATACAGTCTGGGCGAGGTATGGAAGAAGAACCTGCTGGGAGGGAGGCCCGCACGATGA
- a CDS encoding acetyl-CoA carboxylase biotin carboxylase subunit, whose translation MFNKILIANRGEIALRVIRACREMGIKTVAVHSTADTDSMFVRMADESVCIGPPPSPQSYLSVPALMAAAEITDAEAIHPGYGFLAENPEFSDVVAASGLKFIGPKGDVMRIMGDKVSAKDAMKKAGVPVVPGSDGAVTTEAEALRLAGEIGYPVIIKAAAGGGGRGMKVVHTSASLVNAFLIAQSEAGRAFNNPAVYIEKFLEQPRHVEIQVMADQHGNVIHLGERDCSLQRRHQKILEEAPCPMVTPETRARMGEVAVAACHAVNYEGAGTFEFLMTPDGNFYFIEMNTRIQVEHPITEEVTGVDLVKEQIRVAAGLPLSFTQDQIKVNGHAIECRINAEDPERFIPCPGTVTSFHAPGGPGVRFDSDTFSGRVISPHYDSMIGKLIVHAPTRAEAIARMRRALDELVIEGVHTTVPLHRRLMRSRDFQDGKYDINFLERFLAN comes from the coding sequence GTGTTTAACAAAATTCTGATTGCCAACCGGGGCGAAATCGCCCTCCGCGTCATTCGCGCCTGCCGCGAGATGGGGATCAAGACGGTGGCGGTTCACTCGACCGCCGACACCGACTCCATGTTCGTGCGCATGGCCGACGAATCGGTCTGCATCGGCCCCCCCCCATCCCCCCAGAGCTACCTATCGGTTCCCGCCCTGATGGCGGCTGCCGAGATCACCGACGCCGAGGCGATTCATCCCGGTTACGGTTTTCTGGCCGAAAACCCCGAGTTTTCCGATGTTGTTGCCGCTTCGGGGTTGAAGTTCATCGGCCCCAAGGGCGACGTCATGCGGATCATGGGCGACAAGGTTTCGGCCAAGGATGCGATGAAGAAGGCGGGGGTGCCGGTGGTGCCCGGCTCGGATGGGGCGGTGACCACCGAGGCCGAAGCTTTGCGTCTGGCGGGTGAAATCGGCTACCCGGTCATCATCAAGGCGGCGGCGGGCGGCGGAGGACGAGGCATGAAGGTGGTCCACACCTCGGCATCGTTGGTGAACGCCTTTTTGATCGCCCAGAGCGAGGCGGGGCGGGCCTTCAACAACCCGGCGGTCTACATCGAGAAGTTCCTCGAACAGCCCCGCCACGTCGAAATCCAGGTGATGGCCGATCAACACGGCAACGTCATCCACCTGGGCGAGCGCGATTGCTCGTTGCAACGGCGTCATCAAAAGATCCTTGAAGAGGCGCCATGCCCGATGGTCACCCCCGAAACCCGCGCCCGTATGGGCGAGGTGGCGGTGGCGGCCTGCCATGCGGTGAATTACGAAGGGGCGGGGACCTTCGAGTTCTTGATGACCCCCGACGGCAACTTCTATTTCATCGAGATGAACACCCGTATTCAGGTCGAACACCCCATCACCGAAGAGGTGACCGGGGTCGATCTGGTGAAGGAGCAAATCCGAGTCGCGGCGGGGCTGCCCCTGTCATTCACTCAAGATCAAATCAAGGTTAATGGCCACGCCATCGAGTGCCGGATCAACGCCGAGGATCCCGAGCGTTTCATCCCCTGTCCCGGCACGGTGACCTCGTTCCACGCCCCCGGCGGTCCCGGCGTGCGGTTCGATTCCGATACCTTTTCAGGAAGGGTTATCAGCCCCCACTACGATTCGATGATCGGCAAACTGATCGTCCATGCCCCCACCCGCGCCGAGGCGATTGCCCGGATGCGCCGGGCCCTGGATGAACTGGTGATCGAAGGGGTCCACACCACGGTGCCGTTGCACCGCCGCTTGATGCGCTCGCGCGATTTTCAAGACGGCAAGTACGACATCAATTTCTTGGAGCGCTTCCTGGCCAATTGA